A single genomic interval of Anopheles marshallii chromosome 2, idAnoMarsDA_429_01, whole genome shotgun sequence harbors:
- the LOC128709046 gene encoding uncharacterized protein LOC128709046 — MLLAVALLLSTLVARLDGRFLEIGKQPPGTVAIVPNDDDGESVLLAPLFDDLQELDREKASEMISVKLLNQYHAKTFDVADQLNGNDMMLDDARPLSTELDHEAVNHLQAHGNHFGGPFVHSSPMDMNVIDMKENGIEQDFAPTETILDERLLEGWIPSDSNVVPSSANHLPPSSTVAARENKANLMAATTATTTTMTTTSTTTRMTTVRKVQRKTRRLQSVSSSSSPRPPSSTQRAPPSGVMAATTTTSTSQRPPVPKIDIKKLNLDHLENDLLSFSTLVPPQALALASVSSSARLLPRSIKPEEAVPTCGCQHKKRSLSKNLYSSEDPVDDYDYYDDYDYNEVQKRPRSLADRPMLFPAMSRLLAVGSSEVQESSIERAEKVHGTLERLMGIVTIFSHVDDFIQRKTKQSIRRLARLYESEESD; from the exons ATGCTACTGGCGGTAGCACTGCTTTTATCG ACTTTGGTGGCGCGATTGGACGGGAGGTTTTTGGAAATCGGCAAACAACCACCCGGAACCGTTGCGATTGTGCCGAATGATGACGATGGCGAAAGTGTGCTGCTCGCTCCATTATTTGATGATCTGCAAGAACTCGACCGCGAAAAAG CTAGTGAGATGATTTCGGTAAAGCTGTTAAACCAGTACCACGCGAAAACGTTCGATGTCGCGGATCAGCTGAACGGTAACGACATGATGCTCGATGATGCCCGTCCGTTATCAACGGAACTGGACCATGAAGCGGTGAACCATTTACAAGCACATGGCAATCACTTCGGGGGACCTTTTGTACATTCATCTCCAATGGATATGAATGTGATCGACATGAAGGAAAACGGTATAGAGCAAGATTTTGCCCCAACAGAAACGATCCTTGACGAGCGTTTGCTGGAAGGTTGGATACCTTCCGACAGCAACGTGGTACCATCGAGTGCGAACCATTTGCCACCgagtagcaccgttgctgcaCGTGAAAATAAGGCCAATTTGATGGCggctactactgctactaccacTACCATGACAACTACTAGCACAACCACAAGAATGACCACCGTGCGTAAAGTACAGCGCAAAACACGCCGGTTACAGTCGGTCAGCAGTTCGAGTAGTCCGCGTCCACCAAGTAGTACACAGCGTGCACCTCCGAGCGGAGTGATGGCAGCAACGACAACTACGTCCACAAGCCAACGGCCACCAGTTCCCAAGATAGACATTAAAAAGCTAAATCTGGATCATCTTGAAAATGACCTGCTATCCTTTTCCACACTGGTCCCTCCGCAGGCTTTGGCGCTCGCGTCCGTTTCCTCGTCCGCTCGCTTGCTTCCGAGAAGTATAAAACCCGAGGAAGCAGTTCCCACTTGCGGCTGTCAGCACAAGAAGCGATCGCTCTCGAAGAATCTGTACTCATCCGAGGATCCTGTGGACGATTATGACTACTACGATGACTACGACTATAATGAGGTGCAGAAGCGGCCCAGATCGCTTGCTGATCGGCCAATGCTATTCCCGGCCATGTCACGCCTGCTAGCTGTTGGTTCCAGCGAAGTGCAGGAGAGTAGCATTGAACGTGCGGAAAAAGTCCATGGCACACTGGAAAGGCTAATGGGCATCGTGACCATCTTTTCGCATGTTGATGATTTTATTCAgcggaaaacgaaacaatcgatACGACGGTTGGCTCGTCTGTACGAAAGCGAGGAGTCGGATTAG
- the LOC128707528 gene encoding uncharacterized protein LOC128707528 gives MAKLVCIILTLCVIQGSFAFVRRDVQAAPAEEPNFFQTIMGIKDKIEVAFQETQQNVLKSLGFQSNEEVVQTIQQNTNQYVERLRSVQGVLDEEVKKHSDIFEPIVKDLKVKLDQTTATLSEQNPEVAQKAKEYQQQVQTNVESLVAEAQKTVEKLKADTRVQSEEMQKALKMLYDSTFEIFTKTANELKQKQ, from the exons ATGGCTAAGCTTGTGTGCATCATTCTGACCCTGTGTGTAATTCAG GGAAGCTTCGCCTTCGTTCGCCGTGACGTCCAAGCGGCCCCCGCTGAGGAACCCAACTTCTTCCAAACCATCATGGGCATCAAGGACAAGATTGAAGTTGCGTTCCAAGAAACCCAACAAAACGTCTTGAAGTCGCTTGGATTCCAATCGAACGAAGAGGTAGTCCAGACGatccaacaaaacaccaaccagTACGTGGAACGGCTCCGGTCAGTACAGGGTGTGCTAGACGAGGAGGTGAAAAAGCACTCGGACATCTTCGAACCGATCGTGAAGGATCTGAAAGTCAAGCTGGACCAAACTACAGCCACTTTGTCGGAACAGAACCCGGAGGTTGCACAAAAGGCAAAGGAGTATCAGCAGCAGGTGCAGACCAACGTAGAGTCCCTAGTGGCGGAAGCGCAGAAGACGGTCGAAAAACTGAAGGCTGACACGCGCGTGCAATCCGAGGAGATGCAGAAGGCATTGAAAATGTTGTACGATTCTACGTTCGAAATCTTCACCAAGACAGCGAACGAGTTGAAGCAGAAGCAATAA
- the LOC128709350 gene encoding uncharacterized protein LOC128709350: MDLRLVIVFCCAVLHLELVQCYRAVKRAPVAATKTFGSTTAASSSAKKSPLLEIVLRILDSIQIVPKKRSRRQEQSQTLPLPPLFGSALFGGREEKPLLALSLESGEAVTVGAPSPVDQFGDEEEEFYPRKGHSLRRITSSKRFYDMVLGVLQVLETQARQKVQRAREQRESVRSTYDDEEDEQPA, encoded by the exons ATGGATCTGCGCTTAGTGATCGTATTTTGCTGTGCGGTTTTACATCTCGAATTAGTGCAATGC TACCGTGCAGTGAAAAGAGCGCCTGTTGCGGCTACCAAAACGTTCGGGAGCACGACTGCAGCATCTAGCAGTGCGAAAAAATCACCCTTGCTAGAGATAGTGCTCCGCATTCTAGACAGCATACAGATTGTTCCCAAGAAACGGTCAAGGCGGCAAGAGCAATCCCAAACGCTTCCG CTACCACCATTGTTTGGGAGTGCATTATTCGGTGGGCGGGAGGAAAAACCGTTGCTGGCACTGTCGCTGGAATCGGGCGAAGCAGTAACTGTGGGAGCTCCGTCGCCTGTCGATCAGTTTGGCGATGAGGAGGAAGAATTTTACCCGCGAAAGGGCCATTCGCTACGACGGATAACAAGTTCTAAGCGGTTTTACGATATGGTTCTGGGCGTGCTGCAAGTGCTCGAAACACAAGCGCGCCAGAAAGTGCAACGTGCCCGGGAACAGCGGGAAAGCGTTCGATCGACATATGACGACGAGGAAGACGAGCAACCGGCCTAA
- the LOC128709257 gene encoding uncharacterized protein LOC128709257 — translation MNGLVEVVVFVSVLVAGPLMRKVDGEDNFFEHAESSQHVMHIRKLSDSDKLRIELEPVWFHLESTEKHSPSESQQVKRQADLRRPFQVYSNREEFSRNQQRRDSRSDDSTNDNADSFLKDFWQVDRPNKFPTREITKQSTSIEQQLENTNLPSCFRKYLHEMYDRNSKSVRQLMRCLAQQSDESCLADADRTQYFQSPYFDSEEDGYYTKDKRVRRMPERKLERKRKYNEPYEMSQEDPSVEELKFEQLFIRSDSDTGGQIFEPLKENNASQSDDSDESSSSSDTRKCNADTKSRDSESHESEQRLYTHNGRLRPVAYRRLPQKYNTRSRKQSNSDESGQHSSGEENGESYEQY, via the exons ATGAACGGACTCGTGGAAgttgttgtatttgtttccgTGCTAGTTGCAGGACCGCTAATGCGGAAG GTAGATGGTGAAGACAATTTCTTTGAGCATGCGGAATCATCACAACACGTTATGCACATACGGAAGCTCTCCGATAGTGACAAATTGAGGATCGAATTGGAACCGGTATGGTTTCATTTGGAGTCGACCGAAAAACACTCCCCAAGTGAAAGCCAGCAAGTCAAACGGCAGGCAGACTTGAGACGCCCCTTTCAAGTGTATTCCAACAGGGAAGAATTCTCACGCAATCAGCAAAGAAGGGATTCGCGTTCAGACGACTCTACCAACGATAATGCGGACTCCTTCCTGAAAGATTTCTGGCAGGTCGATCGACCCAACAAATTTCCTACGCGCGAGATAACAAAACAGTCCACTTCAATAGAGCAACAGCTGGAAAACACCAACTTGCCGAGTTGCTTTCGAAAGTACTTGCACGAAATGTATGATCGCAACAGCAAAAGCGTCCGCCAGTTGATGCGCTGTTTGGCACAGCAGTCGGATGAGAGTTGTCTGGCCGACGCTGACCGTACACAGTACTTTCAGTCACCGTATTTCGACAGTGAAGAGGACGGCTATTACACCAAGGATAAGCGCGTACGAAGGATGCCCGAACGGAAGTTGGAACGGAAGCGAAAATACAATGAACCGTACGAAATGTCGCAGGAAGACCCGTCGGTGGAAGAGTTAAAGTTTGAGCAGCTGTTTATCCGCTCGGACAGCGACACTGGTGGACAGATTTTTGAACCACTTAAAGAGAACAACGCTTCACAGAGTGATGACAGTGACGAAAGCTCTTCATCAAGCGATACCCGCAAATGCAATGCTGACACTAAGTCGCGAGACTCTGAGTCGCATGAATCGGAACAACGTTTGTATACGCATAATGGCCGGTTGCGGCCGGTTGCATACCGGAGATTGCCCCAAAAGTATAACACACGCAGCCGAAAGCAATCAAACTCGGACGAATCGGGACAACACAGTAGCGGGGAGGAAAATGGGGAATCTTATGAGCAATATTGA
- the LOC128709007 gene encoding uncharacterized protein LOC128709007: MKFFPWIALSLIVLICIVVQLGSALPRRSCHSRDGYPHEKCCNECPGCRHHFDVEAPKDPDCRKLRNYHYDVEKFTDCHKETYDRLDAAVEVLPERGCRKSYHYHYDVDKPCCCEDDSYETYDFEVLEPKKKHRCSKVKLQAYADHPVRACQCDCHNRRYVLNKANANHFNSSASETFANDSGRHNEISRLRRSILDPLRDDKFTFSLCETNPREFFYHTHLPERSNFRTRNRFLRRLPNAPRSKRKEYDLGFGTDRHGGFVCHCMPSNQATPVKAEASETVAAPRMSKIEIEPAVYVGDASNPITYEQIKKHLDALPREEYSPTTNDVIGNLTVLFYDIYQQKHKKNFTLPLKYGTRTVIDQGDGLQKYDIEPIEGEYKPPKLNRIASKGLRVIGRKIEQKTDPNADHRRNRLRKRT, from the exons ATGAAGTTCTTCCCTTGGATCGCGCTTAGTCTGATTGTGTTGATCTGTATCGTGGTACAGCTGGGTAGCGCCCTGCCACGAAGATCCTGCCACAGTAGGGATGGATATCCACATGAAAAGTGCTGCAACGAGTGTCCTGGCTGTAGACATCACTTTGACGTGGAAGCCCCAAAAGATCCAGATTGTCGGAAACTTCGCAACTACCACTACGATGTGGAAAAGTTTACGGATTGCCATAAAGAAACCTACGATCGGCTAGATGCAGCAGTTGAGGTGCTGCCAGAGCGCGGTTGCAGAAA ATCCTACCATTATCATTATGACGTTGACAAACCGTGCTGCTGTGAAGATGATAGCTATGAAACTTACGATTTTGAGGTGTTGGAACCGAAAAAGAAGCACCGGTGTTCGAAGGTGAAGCTACAGGCATATGCGGATCATCCCGTTCGTG CATGTCAGTGCGACTGCCATAACAGACGGTATGTGCTAAATAAGGCAAACGCTAACCATTTCAATAGCTCAGCATCTGAAACGTTTGCGAACGATAGTGGTCGACATAATGAAATTTCGAGGCTAAGGCGCAGTATTTTGGACCCATTGAGAGATGACAAATTTACCTTTAGTCTCTGTGAGACTAACCCACGGGAATTCTTTTATCATACACACTTGCCCGAGAGGTCGAACTTCCGGACCAGAAATAGATTTTTACGACGACTACCAAACGCACCTCGATCGAAGCGTAAAGAGTATGATTTAGGCTTTGGTACTGATCGGCATGGAGGATTCGTTTGTCATTGCATGCCATCGAATCAAGCCACTCCTGTCAAAGCGGAAGCAAGCGAGACAGTAGCTGCTCCCAGGATgtcgaaaattgaaattgagcCTGCGGTGTACGTTGGTGACGCCTCGAATCCAATAACGTATGAGCAGATCAAGAAACATTTAGATGCCCTTCCAAGGGAGGAGTACAGTCCGACAACGAACGATGTAATCGGTAATTTGACCGTGCTTTTTTATGACATTTATCAGCaaaagcacaagaaaaacTTTACCCTACCCTTAAAGTATGGTACGCGTACCGTGATCGATCAAGGTGATGGTTTGCAAAAGTATGACATTGAACCGATCGAAGGTGAATATAAGCCACCAAAATTGAATCGGATTGCGTCCAAAGGTCTGCGCGTGATCGGAAGAAAAATTGAACAGAAAACGGATCCGAATGCGGATCATCGAAGGAACCGGTTACGGAAAAGAACGTAG
- the LOC128709103 gene encoding uncharacterized protein LOC128709103 has protein sequence MRIVLALVFVLVALATVEAKCNKCNRNECECQLKIVRGPQPQPFPFYKKKKCNVTKPLEFKPKPDVCSCEQEYRIRPLAPDHVEPKFAKSRSCECGFEQHPDQPKRKYPADLISYQLAQEYAKMNNVPEAGLYMHHQPAKPAPVPKHEGIPEERMYKANMHVLELKPHKRKRFNCRICSSEEEEGAPCNPKHQNYFDICYGKVENKEPKFNVVKQDAPVCDRCQDRSSTEEDESTEEDFSPEQPTKHCSKCSKQKKTCDCPSHMESYEPESEEYDCPFAKKYFRKTRSSDDPEPALVV, from the exons ATGAGGATCGTTTTGGCGCTAGTGTTTGTCCTAGTTGCATTGGCTACGGTCGAAGCAAAGTGCAACAAGTGTAATCGCAACGAATGCGAATGTCAATTGAAAATTGTCCGTGGTCCACAACCCCAACCGTTCCCGTTttataagaagaaaaaatgcaatgtCACTAAGCCACTTGAGTTTAAACCGAAGCCGGATGTTTGTTCGTGTGAGCAGGAATATCGCATTCGACCATTAGCTCCGGATCATGTTGAGCCTAAGTTTGCAAAGTCCAGATCATGTGAATGCGGCTTTGAACAACATCcagaccaaccgaaacg TAAATATCCTGCCGATTTAATAAGTTATCAGCTGGCGCAGGAGTACGCAAAAATGAACAATGTTCCTGAAGCCGGTTTGTATATGCATCATCAGCCTGCGAAGCCTGCACCCGTACCCAAGCACGAAGGTATCCCGGAGGAACGGATGTACAAAGCCAACATGCATGTGCTGGAACTCAAGCCACACAAGCGTAAGCGTTTTAACTGTCGCATTTGTTCGTCGGAAGAAGAAGAGGGAGCACCGTGTAATCCGAAGCATCAGAACTATTTCGACATCTGTTATGGCAAGGTTGAAAATAAGGAACCAAAGTTCAACGTAGTAAAGCAGGATGCACCGGTGTGCGATCGTTGTCAGGATCGATCCAGCACTGAAGAAGATGAAAGCACGGAAGAGGATTTTTCTCCTGAACAGCCAACGAAGCACTGCTCGAAGTGTTCGAAACAGAAGAAGACATGTGACTGCCCCTCGCATATGGAAAGCTACGAGCCCGAGAGCGAGGAATATGATTGTCCATTTGCGAAAAAGTATTTCCGCAAAACTCGCTCATCCGATGATCCAGAGCCTGCGCTTGTGGTATAG
- the LOC128708410 gene encoding lanC-like protein 3 homolog has protein sequence MSDRFFSNPHADYDEKVHGADQHQLVPRASIVELIKNYVGIIQSHTNIKMRKDIYVGIAGIAFMFWKLSLSSETRDMYPCLELATKYIGEAKRQTLRKKQSSKEYVAFLCGDSGIAAVSAVISHDLKNITDMENDVKMFLKGYPACSSTSGYDADEVLVGRAGFLHGAYWLNQTIASKPIKNEMITTIAQVLMNRGRRIAAALQIAAPLMYEYNEKTYLGAAHGICAILHALLESPWFERDANGKFCVPTSDLSDIKSTIDYILTLQSNNGNFPTRLDSNRMLVHWCHGCAGAIYLFAKAFLTFKEEKYLQCCRRCSDTIWRQGLLRKGPGICHGVAGNGYAFLLMYRLTGEKCYLYRAAKFAEFLNSTLFAEQLLAPDRAYSLYEGLAGTVCFLVDLLDPLNSSFPFMDVFGKKYN, from the exons ATGTctgatcgatttttttctaatcCTCATGCTGACTACGATGAAAAAGTGCATGGCGCAGATCAACATCAGTTGGTACCACGTGCTAGTATAGTTGAGCTTATTAAAAATTACGTGGGAATAATTCAGAGTCACACGAACATAAAGATGCGCAAGGATATCTATGTTGGCATTGCAG GTATTGCTTTCATGTTCTGGAAACTGAGTTTATCGAGCGAAACTAGAGATATGTATCCTTGTTTGGAACTTGCAACGAAATACATCGGCGAAGCTAAACGGCAAACTTTGAGGAAAAAACAATCCAGCAAAGAATACGTGGCTTTTCTTTGTGGAGATTCTGGGATCGCGGCCGTGTCTGCAGTGATTTCTCATGATCTAAAAAACATAACAGACATGGAAAACgatgtgaaaatgtttttaaaaggataCCCAGCTTGCTCCAGTACCTCCGGATACGATGCGGATGAAGTTCTGGTTGGCAGGGCGGGTTTCTTGCATGGGGCATACTGGTTAAACCAGACAATTGCATCGAAACCGATCAAAAACGAGATGATTACCACAATCGCTCAAGTTTTAATGAACCGTGGACGGCGCATAGCAGCCGCGCTACAAATTGCAGCGCCGTTAATGTATGAATATAACGAAAAAACATATCTGGGTGCTGCCCATGGAATTTGTGCGATTTTGCACGCTCTCCTCGAATCGCCTTGGTTCGAACGAGATGCTAATGGTAAATTTTGCGTTCCAACATCTGACCTTTCGGATATAAAAAGCACTATCGATTACATACTAACACTGCAAAGCAACAATGGGAACTTTCCAACACGACTTGATTCGAATAGAATGCTTGTACACTGGTGTCATGGCTGTGCTGGAGCGATTTATCTTTTCGCTAAAGCATTTCTTACATTCAAGGAAGAAAAGTATCTACAATGCTGCCGAAGATGCTCTGACACAATCTGGCGCCAAGGTTTACTCCGTAAAGGACCAGGAATTTGCCATGGAGTGGCAGGGAACGGTTATGCTTTCTTGTTAATGTATCGTTTGACGGGAGAAAAATGCTATTTGTATCGTGCTGCAAAATTTGCCGAATTTTTAAATTCGACTCTATTTGCAGAACAGCTACTTGCACCCGACCGGGCTTATAGTTTATACGAAGGCTTGGCCGGTACTGTATGCTTTTTGGTTGATCTATTAGACCctttaaattcttcatttcctttcatggatgtttttggaaaaaaatataattaa
- the LOC128707745 gene encoding golgin-84, whose product MSWFQDLAGKAENILTKIDQNAATVLQTQPGSGDVEGVPLLEVSVMTNEVASQQVSKTRLVPKSSLVNKKLPKGMIRSGSNASYEKNQEPEAETQSLKSEKQNISGSSSRRSSLNSKKEGTVIDMSELVAKKLTYTEREQNYSIERELAAIKIVLAEIKAERDELKSELDTALSQQLINGETESKLLELEVLCQNLTEEKNILAGKLLSIEEANGKYVKSISELESTIAKHIQCEQELNGKLETAKLETENAMAELQQYRIRAHATLQLKEKTIEQLKEQMHSGSADGSISTNDVKFSNAEQIFQIELEQTRQEKANLLEELNNLNERMKQREAQWMSNEEKLRATVQGLEQNVQRFQQQVSFETDKFKLLEDDFATKQKELVSAREELIKQRTSFTLRLHERESENNKLRKKIHTRPVSPLNDHEDRLASLTQSLVQKQTALETVTAERNALRIQLEKLENQYRSTASQVRQQRAVYLNSNVTDDAKSQVPNFMLETPFDNNVARRMKRAYSSLDSIGIRLGVFLRRYPLIRILVIVYVAVLHLWVMFVLLSSTPT is encoded by the exons ATGTCTTGGTTTCAAGATCTAGCTGGCAAAGCAGAAAACATACTTACGAAAATAGATCAGAATGCCGCGACTGTACTACAAACCCAACCAGGGTCTGGTGATGTGGAAGGTGTTCCATTACTGGAGGTCAGTGTCATGACAAACGAAGTTGCTTCGCAGCAAGTATCCAAAACGAGGCTTGTGCCGAAAAGTTCATTGGTCAACAAAAAGTTGCCCAAAGGAATGATACGTTCCGGTTCTAATGCGTCGTATGAAAAAAACCAAGAACCAGAAGCTGAAACACAATCCCTGAAAtccgaaaagcaaaacatttccgGATCCTCGTCCAGGCGTAGTTCGCTGAACTCAAAGAAGGAGGGAACCGTCATTGATATGAGTGAGCTAGTAGCTAAGAAATTAACCTACACTGAGCGTGAACAGAATTATTCGATCGAAAGGGAGTTAGCTGCGATCAAAATTGTTCTCGCGGAAATTAAGGCCGAACGCGATGAATTGAAAAGCGAGCTTGATACGGCACTATCTCAACAACTGATCAATGGAGAAACAGAAAGCAAACTATTGGAGCTTGAGGTGCTGTGTCAGAATTTAACGGAAGAGAAAAACATTTTAGCTGGCAAGCTGCTCAGCATTGAGGAAGCAAACGGTAAATACGTCAAATCCATTTCCGAGCTTGAATCAACGATTGCGAAACACATACAGTGCGAGCAGGAACTAAATGGGAAGTTAGAGACGGCGAAACTGGAAACAGAGAATGCTATGGCCGAATTGCAACAATATCGTATTCGTGCCCATGCAACGTTACAATTGAAAGAGAAAACTATTGAACAGTTAAAGGAACAAATGCATAGTGGAAGCGCTGATGGTAGTATCAGCACAAACGATGTAAAATTTAGTAACGCGGAACAGATATTTCAGATTGAACTGGAGCAAACAAGGCAAGAGAAAGCAAACCTTTTGGAGGAACTAAACAATCTTAACGAACGCATGAAGCAACGTGAAGCACAGTGGATGAGCAATGAAGAAAAGTTACGGGCAACTGTACAAGGATTAGAACAGAATGTTCAGCGGTTTCAGCAACAAGTTTCATTCGAGAcggataaatttaaattgctagAGGATGATTTCGCAACAAAGCAGAAAGAACTAGTATCCGCCAGGGAAGAGCTAATAAAGCAACGGACAAGCTTCACATTACGGTTACATGAAAG GGAATCGGAGAACAACAAGCTTCGGAAGAAAATACACACTCGACCAGTTAGTCCACTAAATGATCACGAAGATCGACTAGCTTCACTGACACAATCATTAGttcaaaagcaaacagcattAGAGACGGTTACGGCTGAAAGGAATGCTCTTCGTATACAACTGGAAAAATTGGAA AACCAGTACCGAAGCACTGCATCTCAAGTGAGGCAACAGCGTGCGGTTTATTTAAACAGTAATGTGACTGATGAtg cCAAATCACAGGTTCCAAACTTCATGTTAGAAACACCTTTTGATAATAACGTGGCGCGAAGGATGAAGCGGGCATATTCCTCGCTCGATTCCATTGGCATACGGTTGGGTGTGTTTCTGCGCCGTTACCCATTGATTCGTATACTTGTGATAGTCTACGTCGCTGTTCTGCATTTGTGGGTCATGTTCGTGCTTTTGTCCTCTACGCCTACGTAG
- the LOC128719165 gene encoding ralA-binding protein 1, with the protein MDFDSPDCVEKDFPGLYASDASGKSKKDDKDFSDADPEKVSKKELLIGRRKDKKEKKTAYATLEGESSPEEELETKSPSKTKKSKTFKFPSKSKEKREKSREKDKEKPDTLKQEESTKAPEKSEKEKEKKKDKDKKEKDKKDKSKDKKDKKLKQGSASEEVLELGDAQPIFGVSLGLATERSRCHDGVNLPLVVRDCIDYLQEHGLQSEQIYKVEAVKTKLQQLKRTYNNREGSCIGEMDVPIACGLLKMFLRELPEPILTTDLSSRFEEVASHSQVSQQEQELVCLVEQLPSCNRTLLSWMFIHVDAVTQNEDFTKMNAQNIAMLLSPTFQMSHRLFVAILCHCSTLFADTSLHKYVPPLTASSPNLPETPDEISVELRKQESLLAQIHAEMNAGFVTKKREEQLWEVQRIITQLKRKLRSFEKKSDCVQKSLDDTVDGDISIDLNLQKSKLSCSDDESSIKTVTAISTESATNTEAKNTPQETSDETGPPERKASITESPDTAMVKPDGLGVPQSASEATAVSDKVTVTDNGFLLLPQNHPEYLTLIRLQLENQELVNWKAQLQARIQSERDEIVQMKKLLVVDGSMTSSVGVDTSIMASEEHEKLMAHYMKENTLLEQKRQMLAKEIFEENKNLIQMQVELALNRYRI; encoded by the exons ATGGATTTCGATAGCCCTGATTGTGTGGAAAAGGATTTTCCTGGCTTGTATGCCTCAGATGCGAgcggaaaaagcaaaaaagatgaTAAAGATT TTAGTGACGCTGATCCGGAAAAGGTCAGCAAAAAGGAGCTGCTAATAGGCCGCAGAAAGgataagaaggaaaagaaaacggctTACGCCACCCTGGAGGGAGAAAGCTCACCGGAAGAGGAGCTCGAAACAAA GAGTCCTTCGAAGACTAAAAAGTCCAAAACATTCAAGTTCCCATCAAAGAGcaaagaaaagagagaaaaatcgCGTGAGAAGGACAAGGAAAAGCCCGACACATTGAAGCAGGAGGAAAGCACCAAGGCACCggagaaaagcgaaaaagaaaaggaaaagaaaaaagataaggataaaaaggaaaaggataaaaaggATAAATCGAAAgacaaaaaggacaaaaagCTGAAACAGGGAAGTGCCAGCGAGGAGGTACTGGAGCTGGGCGATGCGCAGCCCATCTTTGGCGTGTCACTTGGTTTGGCAACCGAACGTAGTCGTTGTCACGACGGTGTGAATCTGCCGCTGGTTGTACGCGATTGTATCGATTATCTGCAGGAACATGGTCTACAGAGTGAACAGATCTATAAGGTGGAGGCTGTCAAAACAAAGCTACAGCAGCTGAAACGCACCTACAACAACCGTGAAGGATCGTGCATCGGTGAAATGGACGTACCGATTGCCTGCGGACTGCTGAAGATGTTTTTGCGCGAGCTTCCGGAACCGATACTTACCACGGATTTGTCCTCTCGATTTGAAGAAGTCGCTTCACACTCGCAAGTCTCGCAGCAGGAGCAGGAACTCGTCTGCCTGGTCGAACAGTTACCGAGCTGCAATAGAACGCTTCTTTCGTGGATGTTTATACATGTGGATGCTGTGACACAGAATGAggattttacaaaaatgaatgCGCAGAACATAGCGATGCTGCTCAGCCCGACCTTTCAAATGTCGCACCGCTTGTTCGTAGCGATACTGTGCCATTGCAGCACTCTGTTCGCTGACACAAGCTTACATAA ATATGTTCCCCCGTTGACGGCATCAAGCCCAAATTTACCAGAAACGCCAGATGAAATATCGGTGGAGCTAAGGAAACAAGAAAGTCTACTAGCTCAAATTCATGCCGAAATGAATGCTGGATTTGTTACGAAGAAGCGCGAAGAGCAACTTTGGGAAGTACAGCGTATTATTACACAACTGAAG CGTAAATTGCGatcatttgaaaaaaagtCTGATTGCGTACAGAAGAGTCTCGACGATACGGTCGATGGAGATATttcaattgatttaaatttacaaaaatcgAAACTTTCGTGTTCGGATGATGAATCTTCCATTAAAACTGTAACGGCTATTTCAACCGAGTCGGCAACAAATACGGAAgccaaaaacacaccacaagAAACATCGGACGAAACAGGACCACCAGAACGGAAAGCTTCCATCACGGAATCTCCTGATACGGCCATGGTTAAACCGGATGGTTTAGGTGTGCCTCAATCGGCGTCGGAAGCAACCGCAGTAAGTGACAAGGTCACCGTCACCGATAATGGGTTCTTGCTGCTGCCGCAGAACCATCCGGAATATCTTACACTCATACGGTTGCAACTTGAAAACCAAGAGCTGGTAAACTGGAAAGCCCAGTTGCAGGCTCGAATTCAATCGGAGAGGGACGAGATAGTGCAAATGAAGAAACTGCTCGTAGTAGATGGTAGCATGACCTCGTCCGTCGGTGTCGATACATCGATAATGGCCAGCGAAGAGCATGAGAAACTGATGGCTCATTACATGAAGGAAAATACCCTGCTCGAACAGAAGCGTCAGATGCTGGCAAAGGAAATATTCGAAGAAAATAAGAATCTGATACAGATGCAAGTAGAGTTGGCTTTAAATCGGTACAGAATATAA